Proteins encoded in a region of the uncultured Paludibaculum sp. genome:
- a CDS encoding 3'-5' exonuclease, which produces MIPWETLNPEQREAVEAWNLALLVMAPVGTGKTNVLALRAANAVEQGVAPSSILCLSFTNKAAREVKDRLTRHLGRRGGEVTAKTFHGLCAQILRVEAPAVGWDRDFLIYDEEDCRSILGEVARRANIKPPDDERDSFEFLLFDAAARARLSEFDDEVPRTPQQVFDSCLRDSRASFLQYRGGLMFKPLLTEYVHALRDCHAVDFADLIAGVNRLFKENPEALERWQSKFSWIQVDEIQDTNRGEYRPLALLAARHRRLSLFGDIDQTIYQWRGSVPLRILAEYKSAFAPVHEIRFTRNYRSTRRILEACERLIRACPGALTKHIVPQQAEEGEPLRVYEADDARDEARWIRNQVQTLVEEQGVQLGQIAVLTRSNFTSREVSRNFTALGLPHLQVDQFKFFQRAEIKEALAHLRLLLNPHDANSLMRYLKTPPKGVGEATIEALAGAPRQAGLKPADLLSPSTFEFGDPFRPLLEAARAGRVVVFDIETTGLAVGDDEIVEIAAARCDGSSVLAEFHAYLKPSRPVGDSEPIHHLSDEFLAREGRDPGQVLREFELFCDGCVLAGHNVALFDVPMVRSVCARLGLPAWGAVQVFDTLDLTRRFHRLPRYKLGEICSRLGLRSIPTHRADADVAATVELLQVLLPRLEEGALARVSAVKQYGPKFKPLAEKMEQWRQFLAVERPHELLERILHESGLIKHYERDASDAPRREHLDELLSLFQRFDDLSMQPMDATIHVLSVASLGKEIDGQAVDEDKVLLLTVHQAKGLEFDTVFIAGAADGEFPNRRSVKEGLEDEEHRLFYVAVSRAKRRLYFTYPVIGGWGRQQMPSRYLRMVMPVKE; this is translated from the coding sequence ATGATTCCTTGGGAGACTCTCAACCCCGAGCAGCGTGAGGCCGTCGAGGCCTGGAATCTCGCTTTGCTCGTCATGGCGCCCGTGGGCACTGGCAAGACCAATGTCCTGGCTCTGCGCGCCGCGAATGCGGTGGAGCAGGGCGTTGCCCCGTCGTCGATCCTCTGCCTCTCGTTCACAAACAAGGCCGCCCGCGAGGTGAAAGACCGCCTCACCCGGCACCTGGGCCGGCGGGGCGGGGAAGTGACGGCCAAGACGTTCCACGGCCTGTGCGCGCAGATCCTGCGTGTCGAGGCGCCGGCCGTGGGCTGGGACCGCGATTTCCTCATCTATGACGAAGAGGATTGCCGCTCAATCCTCGGCGAGGTGGCGCGCCGCGCCAACATCAAGCCGCCGGACGACGAGCGCGACTCCTTTGAGTTCCTGCTCTTCGACGCGGCCGCCCGCGCCCGCCTCAGCGAATTCGACGATGAAGTCCCGCGGACTCCCCAGCAGGTCTTCGATTCCTGCCTGCGGGATAGCCGCGCATCGTTCCTGCAGTATCGTGGCGGGCTCATGTTCAAACCGCTGCTGACGGAGTATGTTCACGCCCTGCGCGACTGTCACGCCGTCGACTTTGCCGACCTGATAGCCGGTGTGAATCGCCTGTTCAAGGAGAATCCCGAGGCGCTGGAACGCTGGCAGAGCAAGTTCTCCTGGATCCAGGTGGATGAGATTCAGGACACGAACCGAGGAGAATACCGGCCCCTGGCGCTCCTCGCCGCTCGTCACCGCCGCCTCTCGCTCTTCGGTGACATTGACCAGACCATCTATCAGTGGCGTGGGTCGGTTCCGCTGCGGATCCTTGCCGAGTATAAATCGGCATTCGCGCCGGTCCACGAGATCCGGTTCACGCGGAACTACCGTTCCACCCGCCGCATTCTAGAGGCCTGCGAGCGCCTGATTCGGGCTTGTCCCGGGGCATTGACCAAGCACATCGTGCCGCAGCAGGCCGAGGAAGGCGAACCGCTGCGTGTCTATGAGGCGGACGATGCCCGCGACGAGGCCCGCTGGATCCGCAACCAGGTGCAGACCCTGGTGGAGGAGCAGGGCGTCCAACTTGGCCAGATAGCGGTGCTCACCCGCAGCAACTTCACTTCGCGCGAGGTGTCCCGAAACTTCACGGCGCTGGGACTGCCTCATCTTCAGGTGGACCAGTTCAAGTTCTTCCAGCGGGCGGAGATCAAGGAGGCATTGGCGCACCTGCGCCTGCTGTTGAATCCACACGATGCCAACAGTCTGATGCGCTATCTGAAAACGCCGCCCAAGGGCGTCGGCGAGGCCACCATCGAGGCTCTGGCCGGCGCGCCCCGGCAAGCCGGCTTAAAGCCCGCGGACCTGCTCTCTCCCTCGACGTTTGAATTCGGCGACCCGTTCCGGCCCTTGCTGGAAGCCGCACGCGCGGGACGCGTTGTGGTCTTCGACATCGAGACCACGGGGCTCGCCGTCGGCGATGACGAAATTGTGGAGATCGCGGCAGCACGCTGCGACGGGTCCTCCGTGCTGGCTGAGTTTCACGCGTATCTGAAGCCCTCACGGCCGGTGGGTGACTCGGAACCAATCCATCATCTCAGCGACGAGTTCCTGGCTCGCGAGGGCCGCGACCCGGGCCAGGTGCTGCGCGAGTTCGAGTTGTTCTGTGACGGCTGTGTTCTGGCTGGCCACAATGTGGCCTTGTTCGACGTGCCCATGGTGCGCAGCGTGTGTGCCCGGTTGGGTTTGCCCGCCTGGGGCGCCGTACAGGTGTTCGATACGCTCGACCTCACGCGCCGCTTCCACCGCCTGCCCCGGTACAAGCTAGGCGAGATCTGTAGCCGCCTGGGACTCAGGAGCATCCCGACTCATCGCGCCGACGCCGATGTCGCGGCCACCGTGGAATTGCTCCAAGTCCTCTTGCCGCGCCTGGAGGAGGGAGCCCTGGCGCGAGTGAGTGCCGTGAAGCAGTACGGCCCGAAGTTCAAGCCGTTGGCCGAGAAGATGGAGCAGTGGCGCCAGTTCCTGGCCGTGGAGCGGCCGCACGAACTGCTGGAGCGCATCCTGCACGAATCGGGTCTCATTAAGCACTACGAGCGGGACGCGTCCGACGCCCCACGCCGTGAGCATCTTGATGAACTACTCTCGTTGTTCCAGCGTTTTGACGACCTGTCGATGCAACCCATGGACGCCACAATCCATGTGCTCAGCGTGGCCTCGTTGGGCAAAGAGATCGATGGACAAGCGGTGGACGAAGACAAGGTTCTGCTGCTGACGGTCCATCAGGCCAAGGGTCTGGAATTCGACACCGTCTTCATAGCAGGTGCCGCCGATGGCGAGTTTCCCAATCGCCGCAGCGTGAAGGAAGGGCTCGAGGATGAGGAGCACCGGCTATTCTACGTCGCCGTTAGCCGGGCCAAACGGCGGCTCTACTTTACTTACCCCGTCATTGGAGGGTGGGGCCGGCAGCAGATGCCTAGCCGCTATCTGCGCATGGTGATGCCGGTCAAAGAGTGA
- the pckA gene encoding phosphoenolpyruvate carboxykinase (ATP) codes for MSNTGVCPSSHTLESLGLTPTTQWWNLGTGRLTEMALQRQEGVLAGNGALVVRTGQFTGRSPKDKFIVRDSYTEGTVAWGSVNQPLSPDQFDGIWARVQQFLNGREVFIADLKAGADPTFMMPIRVITQRAWHSMFARQLFIKPELHELAGHVPDFTIVFAPEFTCDPETDGTRSETAICVNFTRRMVLILGTFYAGEMKKSVFTILNHLLPEKNVLPMHCSANVGGHKKVALFFGLSGTGKTTLSADKERRLIGDDEHGWSETGVFNFEGGCYAKCIRLSREAEPQIFDAIRFGCVLENVVIDPETRILNYDSEEFTENTRAAYRAQYISNALVPGLGGHPSDVVFLTADAFGVLPPISKLTPQQAMYHFLSGYTARLAGTERGLGKEPQATFSSCFGEPFLPRSPLEYARMLGEKLEKHKARVWLVNTGWVAGPAGVGHRMKLAHTRAMVNAAIEGELSDVPVVPHPVFQVQVPAFCPGVPNEVLDARAMWADKAAYDAAVKDLADRFRRNFAEKFGSVGADIAAAGPLAG; via the coding sequence ATGAGCAATACCGGTGTCTGTCCTAGCAGTCATACGTTGGAATCTCTTGGATTAACACCCACCACTCAGTGGTGGAACTTGGGTACCGGCCGTCTGACAGAGATGGCCCTACAACGGCAGGAAGGCGTTCTTGCCGGAAACGGAGCGCTGGTGGTCCGCACCGGCCAGTTCACCGGGCGATCTCCGAAAGATAAGTTCATCGTCCGGGATAGCTATACCGAAGGCACCGTGGCCTGGGGCAGTGTCAATCAGCCGCTCTCGCCCGATCAATTCGACGGCATCTGGGCGCGTGTGCAGCAGTTCTTAAATGGGCGTGAGGTGTTCATTGCCGATCTGAAGGCAGGCGCCGACCCCACTTTCATGATGCCCATCCGCGTGATCACCCAGCGGGCATGGCACTCCATGTTTGCCCGGCAGTTGTTCATCAAGCCGGAGTTGCACGAATTGGCCGGACACGTGCCGGACTTCACCATCGTCTTTGCCCCCGAGTTCACCTGCGATCCGGAGACTGACGGCACGCGGTCCGAGACCGCAATCTGCGTCAACTTCACCCGGCGAATGGTGCTGATCTTGGGTACCTTCTATGCCGGCGAGATGAAGAAATCGGTGTTCACCATCCTCAACCACCTGCTGCCGGAAAAGAACGTATTGCCGATGCACTGTTCCGCCAACGTGGGCGGTCACAAGAAGGTAGCCCTGTTCTTCGGCCTGTCCGGCACCGGCAAGACCACGCTCTCGGCGGACAAGGAGCGCCGGCTGATTGGTGACGACGAGCATGGTTGGTCGGAGACGGGGGTTTTCAACTTCGAAGGCGGCTGCTATGCCAAGTGCATTCGGTTATCGCGCGAGGCCGAACCGCAGATCTTTGACGCCATCCGTTTCGGATGCGTGCTGGAGAACGTCGTGATTGATCCGGAGACTCGGATCCTGAACTATGATTCCGAGGAGTTCACCGAGAATACGCGAGCGGCTTACCGCGCCCAGTACATCAGCAACGCGCTGGTGCCTGGCTTGGGTGGCCATCCTTCCGATGTCGTCTTTCTGACGGCCGATGCCTTCGGTGTGCTTCCTCCAATCTCCAAGCTGACGCCACAGCAGGCCATGTACCACTTCCTCAGCGGCTACACGGCCCGCCTGGCGGGTACTGAGCGGGGTCTTGGCAAGGAGCCGCAGGCGACCTTCAGTTCCTGCTTTGGCGAGCCCTTCCTTCCTCGCAGCCCTCTGGAATATGCCCGCATGCTGGGCGAGAAGCTGGAGAAGCACAAAGCCCGGGTCTGGTTGGTGAACACCGGTTGGGTCGCCGGACCGGCCGGCGTGGGTCACCGCATGAAGCTCGCCCACACGCGGGCCATGGTCAACGCCGCGATTGAAGGGGAACTCAGCGACGTGCCGGTGGTGCCGCATCCCGTGTTCCAGGTGCAGGTACCCGCATTTTGCCCCGGCGTACCTAACGAAGTCTTGGATGCGCGTGCAATGTGGGCCGACAAGGCCGCATACGACGCGGCCGTCAAGGATCTGGCGGATCGCTTTCGTCGTAACTTCGCCGAGAAGTTCGGCTCGGTCGGTGCCGACATCGCCGCCGCGGGGCCACTGGCCGGCTAG